From a single Miscanthus floridulus cultivar M001 chromosome 8, ASM1932011v1, whole genome shotgun sequence genomic region:
- the LOC136478046 gene encoding nucleobase-ascorbate transporter 6-like, translating to MAGGGGGGGGPKHDDLTPHPVKDQLPGVSYCITSPPPWPEAVLLGFQHYLVMLGTTVIIPTALVPQMGGNNEDKAVVIQTLLFVAGINTLLQSFFGTRLPAVIGGSYTFVLPTISIILAGRYANEPNPHTKFLRIMRGTQGALIVASALQIIVGFSGLWRNVARYLSPLSAAPLVALVGFGLYELGFPSVAKCVEIGLPELILLVIFAMYLPHTVHMLKSIFDRFAVLFTIPIVWLYAYLLTVGGAYRNAPPKTQFHCRTDRSGLIGGAPWIRVPYPFQWGAPTFDAGEAFAMMAASFVALVESTGAFIAVSRYASATPIPPSVLSRGIGWQGIGILLDGLFGTGNGSSVSVENAGLLALTRVGSRRVVQISAGFMIFFSILGKFGAVFASIPAPIFAALYCIFFAYAGSAGFGFLQFCNLNSFRTKFILGFSVFMGLSVPQYFNEYTSVAGYGPVHTHSRWFNDIVNVIFSSKAFVAGFVAYLLDNTIQRHESSVRKDRGYHWWDKFRSYRTDTRSDEFYSLPFNLNKFFPSV from the exons CTGAAGCTGTTCTTCTTGGGTTCCAACATTATCTGGTCATGCTGGGTACCACTGTGATCATACCAACTGCACTAGTTCCACAAATGGGAGGAAACAAT GAGGACAAGGCAGTGGTTATCCAGACATTGCTGTTCGTTGCAGGTATCAACACCCTCCTGCAGAGTTTCTTTGGTACCAGGTTGCCTGCAGTGATTGGGGGGTCATACACCTTTGTTCTGCCTACCATCTCAATCATCCTTGCTGGACGTTATGCTAATGAACCTAATCCACACACT AAATTTCTCCGCATCATGCGTGGGACACAAGGTGCGTTGATTGTGGCTTCAGCCTTACAGATTATAGTTGGGTTCAGTGGCCTTTGGCGTAATGTTGCAAG GTATCTGAGTCCACTTTCAGCTGCTCCTTTGGTGGCACTAGTTGGATTTGGACTGTATGAGCTAGGATTTCCCTCG GTTGCCAAATGTGTTGAGATTGGTCTACCTGAACTAATCCTTCTGGTGATCTTTGCGATG TACCTGCCGCATACTGTTCACATGCTGAAGTCTATCTTTGACCGATTTGCTGTACTGTTCACTATCCCCATAGTGTGGCTCTATGCATACCTTCTCACTGTTGGAGGAGCATACAGGAATGCACCACCAAAGACTCAATTTCATTGCCGCACTGACCGTTCTGGATTAATTGGTGGCGCACCCTG GATCAGAGTTCCATATCCCTTTCAGTGGGGTGCTCCAACTTTCGATGCGGGTGAAGCTTTTGCAATGATGGCAGCATCATTTGTTGCTCTCGTGGAG TCCACTGGGGCCTTCATTGCTGTCTCTAGGTATGCTAGTGCTACACCAATCCCACCTTCTGTTCTTAGCCGTGGTATTGGCTGGCAG GGCATCGGTATTCTTCTGGATGGGCTATTTGGGACTGGAAATGGGTCTTCTGTATCAGT TGAAAATGCTGGTTTGCTAGCTTTGACACGCGTTGGTAGCCGAAGGGTAGTGCAGATATCAGCTGGTTTCATGATATTCTTCTCTATTCTGG GGAAATTTGGAGCTGTGTTCGCCTCAATTCCTGCACCCATCTTTGCAGCTCTATATTGTATCTTCTTTgcttatgctg GTTCTGCTGGGTTTGGCTTTCTTCAGTTCTGTAACCTCAACAGCTTTAGGACCAAGTTCATCCTTGGGTTCTCAGTTTTCATGGGCCTTTCAGTTCCTCAATACTTTAATGAGTACACATCTGTTGCTGGTTATGGCCCTGTTCACACACATTCAAGATGG TTCAACGACATAGTAAATGTGATATTCTCGTCCAAGGCGTTTGTTGCTGGCTTCGTTGCATATCTTCTGGACAACACTATTCAAAGACATGAAAGTTCTGTCAGGAAAGACCGAGGCTACCATTGGTGGGACAAGTTCCGGTCATACAGGACTGATACAAGAAGTGATGAGTTCTATTCCCTGCCATTCAACCTGAACAAGTTCTTCCCTTCGGTCTGA